A stretch of Candidatus Obscuribacter sp. DNA encodes these proteins:
- a CDS encoding acetyl-CoA hydrolase/transferase family protein: MTVERGWQELYKARLVSAQKAASAITSGDTVYIHSHAAAPECLIDAMVERSPDLKDVTILHILTLSKAAYIKKEYADSFRVKALFIGANVREAVNEGRADYMPVFLSEIPNLFTSGAQPIDVCMLQVSPPDEHGYCSYGVSVDCTIAARKHARTVIAEVNQQMPRTFGRSFVHVSKLDYIVETNRPLPQLVPQKPTDVEESIGKHVAGLVDDGATLQLGIGAIPDAVLKHLSNKRNLGVHSEMLSDGIVDLIESGAVTNALKTILPGKVAVSFIMGTKKLYDFVNNNPSVEFQTSDFINDPYIIAQNHKMTAINSALQVDVTGQVGSDSIGSYLYSGFGGQVDFIRGASRSKQGKAIIALPSTAKDGKVSRICAHLAAGSGVVTSRADVHYVVTEYGIAQLYGRTLKERMRALIDIAHPDFRESLERECQSIKWLRDVQPANF, translated from the coding sequence ATGACGGTGGAAAGAGGCTGGCAAGAACTATACAAAGCAAGACTGGTATCAGCACAAAAGGCGGCCAGTGCCATCACCTCTGGTGACACAGTCTATATCCACTCCCATGCTGCCGCACCAGAATGCCTCATCGACGCCATGGTAGAGCGCTCACCGGATTTAAAGGATGTGACAATCTTGCATATCCTCACACTGAGCAAAGCAGCCTACATCAAAAAAGAATACGCCGACTCATTTAGAGTAAAAGCGCTTTTTATCGGCGCCAATGTGCGCGAGGCAGTAAATGAAGGTCGTGCTGACTATATGCCGGTCTTTTTGAGTGAAATCCCCAATCTCTTTACGAGCGGAGCCCAGCCTATCGATGTATGCATGCTCCAGGTATCACCCCCTGATGAGCATGGCTATTGCAGCTATGGTGTATCGGTGGACTGCACAATCGCTGCGCGCAAACACGCCCGCACTGTCATTGCCGAAGTCAATCAACAAATGCCTCGCACATTTGGACGCTCATTTGTCCACGTCAGCAAGCTCGACTATATAGTCGAGACCAATAGGCCACTACCGCAACTGGTACCACAGAAGCCTACCGATGTAGAAGAATCAATCGGCAAACACGTGGCTGGCTTGGTGGATGATGGCGCCACACTACAACTCGGTATCGGAGCGATTCCAGATGCTGTACTCAAACATCTAAGCAACAAGCGCAATCTCGGTGTGCATAGCGAAATGCTATCTGATGGCATTGTCGACTTAATTGAGTCTGGAGCTGTCACCAATGCCCTTAAAACAATTCTGCCCGGTAAAGTAGCAGTGAGCTTTATCATGGGCACAAAAAAACTCTATGACTTTGTCAACAACAATCCATCAGTGGAGTTTCAAACAAGCGACTTTATCAATGATCCTTATATCATTGCTCAAAATCACAAAATGACAGCAATAAACTCAGCACTGCAAGTCGATGTCACTGGTCAAGTTGGCTCAGACTCAATCGGCAGCTATCTCTATAGCGGCTTTGGTGGACAGGTAGACTTTATCAGAGGAGCTTCACGCTCCAAACAAGGCAAAGCAATAATTGCTCTGCCCTCCACAGCCAAAGACGGCAAAGTCTCACGCATCTGTGCCCATCTAGCAGCAGGCAGCGGGGTGGTAACATCAAGGGCAGACGTACACTATGTAGTCACCGAATACGGCATCGCCCAGCTCTATGGTCGCACTCTAAAAGAACGTATGCGCGCCTTAATCGACATAGCTCATCCAGACTTTAGAGAGTCACTAGAAAGAGAATGTCAGTCAATTAAATGGCTACGCGACGTGCAGCCGGCAAACTTTTAG